GTCGTCGTGATCATGAGGAACAGTTCCTCGTCGGCGCGCTCGAAGAGCGACTGTCCGTGGGCGACGATGTTCTCGCGGCCCTCGACGGCTCGGACGCCGCTCTCGCGGGAGTCGCGCTCGGATTCGGGCCGGAGCCAGCGGGCGCGAAGCGCCGGGTGCCCCTCGTAGGAGAGCCGGTCGGCCTCGTCGGCCGTCACGAGCCCCGCCTCGCGCAGCAGCGGGAGGTGCGAGTGGACGAGCGAGACGCGGACGCGGTCGACGGCCGCCCCCGAGACGACCCGTTCCGGTTCGCCCGCCTCGCGGGCGGCCACGTCGCGCGCGAGGGTATCGAGGCGGATCGGGTGGCGCTGCTCGCTGAGGACTGCCAGCGTCGTCCGCCGGCGCTCGTCCGCCAGCGCACGGAAGAGGGCGTCGAGGTCGTCGTCGGCGGGGCCGCCGGCCGGGACCTCGTCGAGCCCCAGTTCGCCGACGCCGGGGTGGTCGGTCGCGCGGACGGCGTCCGCCTCGCGGTCGTACTCGATCAGGCCGGCATCGGCCATCGCCGGGAGGTGGCGGTGCCGGAGCTCCGTCAACTGTCGGCGGTGCTCCGCGTCCGTCACCGAAAGCAGGGATTTCTCGCCCGCGCGCGCCGCCAAGTGCGCCGCGAGGTCCGAAACCGAGGTCGCGGAGCTGCGCCCGTCGAGCAGCTCCAGCGTATATCGCCTATTACCGCCGGCGTAACAACGAAAGAGCTCGTTTCGGGACCACTCGGGTTCCCGTCCGGTTTGTCGGGTAGTCATCGACCGGGTATCGGTCCCTCGGGGGAATAAGCGACACCCCAAGGTATTTTGGAATTGGGGCCAGTTAGGAACACATTTCACGACTTTCAGCAGGATTTGTACGTACGTTGCAGGACAATAGTACGATATTGCGGGTGAATTTCGATCCGGAGTGACGGTCGCGATCGCTGAAACGGACCGGCTGCGGCCGTCGCGGGCCGGTCACCAGGTGCCGTGGAAGGTGTCGAACGAGAGTTCGTCGAGGGGCTCGTTCCCCACTGCGATCTCGTACTCGCCGGGGGTGAGCATCGGCTTGTGGAACCGCGGGCCGTCGTCGGTCGTGATCCGCGGACAGCCAGTGTTGACGAAGGCGTCGAAGTCGAAGTTCCGGAGGCGGTCGGGGGTCACCTCGTCCATCGTGATCAGGTAGGCGTCGTCGTTGTCGTCGAGGATGTCCTGGGCGACCTCCCAGCGGCCCTGCCCGATCTTCGTACAGAAGATGACGCCCCACGTCTCGGCGTCCATCGCGCGGTGGACGGCGGCGTAGCGCTGTTTCATGAACGTCTCCGTGTCGGCCGCGGTGACGACGTTGTTGACCGGGTCGGCGATGACGACGTGCTTGTCGGGGTGTTCCATCGCCAGTCCGAGCGGGTGGAACTTCCCGCCGCCGACGTAGAGCACCTGATCGGCCGGGACGTCCGCGCTCGCGTAGTTACAGCCGAGCACCTGTCCCTCGTGGGTCAGGCGCTCGTCGCCGCGGCGACTGTGGACCTCGTAGCCCCGCTCTTCGAGGAACTCGCCCATCTCCTCGTAGCGGTTCATGTGCTGGGCGGTCGTCACGAGGCCGACTTCGGGGGTCTCCTCGGGGGACTCGAGCGTGTCGAGGGCCTCCTCCATGATCGGCGTCACGTCGACGTTCGAGAAGAGGGGGACGTAGATGATCTTCTCCGACTCTTTCATCGGCGAGTGGCCGAAGTGGACGAAGACGTCGGTCCGGCGCATCAGGTAGGTGTCGAGGTCGCA
The Salinilacihabitans rarus DNA segment above includes these coding regions:
- a CDS encoding DUF7344 domain-containing protein; translated protein: MTTRQTGREPEWSRNELFRCYAGGNRRYTLELLDGRSSATSVSDLAAHLAARAGEKSLLSVTDAEHRRQLTELRHRHLPAMADAGLIEYDREADAVRATDHPGVGELGLDEVPAGGPADDDLDALFRALADERRRTTLAVLSEQRHPIRLDTLARDVAAREAGEPERVVSGAAVDRVRVSLVHSHLPLLREAGLVTADEADRLSYEGHPALRARWLRPESERDSRESGVRAVEGRENIVAHGQSLFERADEELFLMITTTGLLEEGCFARLEDAIDRGVDVSLGTRDPTVREVVRERLPEAVIWEPQLDWLNLPPERDAIGRLVLADREAALVGTLGRARGDDEYDETAIVGEGANNGLVVLLREMLGSRLDHLDAQSEDFLSMLSL
- the dph2 gene encoding diphthamide biosynthesis enzyme Dph2, producing MSQESEYSEGDLRNTGMRLKHDREWDYELDRIVEAIEERDATNVGLQFPEGLKRRGPRVADDLRELVDDDVTFLISGQPCYGACDLDTYLMRRTDVFVHFGHSPMKESEKIIYVPLFSNVDVTPIMEEALDTLESPEETPEVGLVTTAQHMNRYEEMGEFLEERGYEVHSRRGDERLTHEGQVLGCNYASADVPADQVLYVGGGKFHPLGLAMEHPDKHVVIADPVNNVVTAADTETFMKQRYAAVHRAMDAETWGVIFCTKIGQGRWEVAQDILDDNDDAYLITMDEVTPDRLRNFDFDAFVNTGCPRITTDDGPRFHKPMLTPGEYEIAVGNEPLDELSFDTFHGTW